Proteins encoded in a region of the Pyxidicoccus trucidator genome:
- a CDS encoding cell wall protein: MRALAAVVSTPEPEACAVIGCLLPRGESGFCKAHGVQRLQMIAAGRLHPQWVEGASPHSVPNVIPPRKRRGEGRRAASPAPEAAARPSVEPRVSEPRMWVRKKSDAPASVTPTVRKGADAKAGARIEPKQDEHQQIASTLGRWANEFKSRK, from the coding sequence GTGCGTGCCCTGGCTGCCGTGGTCTCCACGCCGGAGCCGGAGGCCTGTGCGGTCATCGGCTGCCTGCTGCCTCGCGGCGAGTCTGGCTTCTGCAAGGCCCACGGCGTGCAGCGGCTCCAGATGATTGCCGCCGGGCGGCTCCATCCGCAGTGGGTGGAAGGCGCGTCGCCGCACAGCGTCCCGAACGTCATCCCGCCCCGCAAGCGCCGGGGTGAGGGCCGGCGTGCCGCGAGCCCCGCCCCGGAGGCCGCCGCGCGTCCGAGCGTCGAGCCCCGCGTGAGCGAGCCCCGCATGTGGGTGCGCAAGAAGTCCGACGCGCCTGCTTCCGTCACGCCCACGGTGCGCAAGGGCGCCGACGCGAAGGCCGGAGCCCGCATCGAGCCGAAGCAGGACGAGCACCAGCAGATTGCCTCCACGCTCGGTCGCTGGGCGAACGAGTTCAAGTCGCGGAAGTAG
- a CDS encoding NAD(P)/FAD-dependent oxidoreductase, which yields MSGLEAWQHTEVCVIGGGPAGSALALRLARLGHEVCLVERHAFPRPQVGEALTPGVWPQLELLGVADEVRRAGFLPAHEALVRWEDGTARPLRERAGAAGLLVDRGRFDALLLAAAASAGVRVLQPASARRPERTAEGWEVPLLYMGRESRLRARFLADASGRSGCLGARKVPVSVPTLALHGYWRGEQRQGPETRVAAGPDAWYWGAHLPDGSFSAMAFVDPGLLRERSIGRRTLEPLYRELLEDSGLLEAWTAPRLVSDVRARDATCYRSEVPISEDCILVGEASFSIDPLSSSGVQKALQTALSGAVAVHTLRVRPDHAAAALRFYTEDQRDSVTRHAAWAAGYYAEHRAHGDRPFWKHRAAPTPAPVRPEPPPLAGDALPHRRWRLTSEAVLVDTPCIVGDFIELRRALSHPRLARPVAWLDGVELAPLVERLDKGLTLPQMADTWARQVPWRQGVAILGWLYRQGLLSEVP from the coding sequence ATGAGCGGGTTGGAGGCGTGGCAGCACACCGAGGTCTGCGTCATCGGTGGAGGGCCCGCGGGCTCCGCGCTGGCGCTGCGGCTGGCGCGCCTGGGCCATGAGGTGTGTCTCGTGGAGCGCCACGCCTTCCCCCGGCCCCAGGTGGGCGAGGCCCTGACGCCGGGCGTGTGGCCCCAGTTGGAGCTGCTCGGCGTGGCGGACGAGGTGCGGCGTGCGGGCTTCCTGCCCGCGCACGAGGCGCTGGTGCGCTGGGAGGATGGCACCGCGAGGCCCCTGCGCGAGCGCGCGGGAGCCGCCGGACTGCTGGTGGACCGGGGACGCTTCGATGCGCTGCTGCTCGCCGCGGCGGCCTCGGCTGGCGTGCGGGTGCTCCAGCCCGCCTCGGCCCGACGTCCCGAGCGGACGGCGGAGGGCTGGGAGGTCCCCCTCCTTTATATGGGGCGTGAGTCCCGCCTCCGGGCGCGGTTCCTCGCGGACGCGAGCGGGCGGAGTGGCTGCCTCGGAGCCCGAAAGGTGCCCGTCTCCGTGCCCACCCTGGCGCTCCATGGGTACTGGCGGGGCGAGCAACGTCAGGGCCCGGAGACGCGCGTGGCGGCGGGGCCGGACGCCTGGTACTGGGGCGCGCACCTGCCGGATGGCAGCTTCAGCGCCATGGCCTTCGTGGACCCGGGACTGCTGCGCGAGCGGAGCATCGGACGGCGCACGCTGGAGCCGCTCTACCGCGAGCTGCTGGAGGACTCGGGGCTGCTGGAGGCGTGGACGGCGCCCCGCCTCGTCAGCGACGTGCGCGCGCGCGATGCGACGTGCTACCGGAGCGAGGTGCCCATCTCGGAGGACTGCATCCTCGTGGGCGAGGCCAGCTTCTCCATCGACCCGCTCTCCTCCTCGGGAGTGCAGAAGGCGCTGCAGACCGCGCTGAGCGGCGCCGTGGCCGTGCACACCCTGCGCGTCCGGCCCGACCACGCCGCCGCCGCGCTGCGCTTCTACACGGAGGACCAACGTGACTCGGTGACGCGGCACGCGGCCTGGGCGGCCGGGTACTACGCGGAGCACCGGGCCCACGGCGACAGGCCCTTCTGGAAGCACCGCGCCGCGCCGACTCCCGCACCGGTGCGCCCGGAGCCTCCTCCGCTCGCGGGAGACGCGCTGCCCCACCGCCGCTGGCGGCTGACCAGCGAGGCCGTCCTCGTGGACACGCCATGCATCGTCGGAGACTTCATCGAGCTCCGCCGCGCGCTGAGCCATCCCCGGCTCGCGAGGCCCGTGGCCTGGCTGGATGGAGTCGAGCTGGCGCCCCTCGTGGAGCGGCTCGACAAGGGACTCACGCTGCCCCAGATGGCGGACACCTGGGCGCGCCAGGTGCCCTGGCGCCAGGGCGTCGCCATCCTGGGCTGGCTCTACCGGCAGGGATTGCTCAGCGAAGTCCCGTGA
- a CDS encoding radical SAM/SPASM domain-containing protein — translation MSGPVATPDGMPTPEQAREHAPEQARRLFAVSLPHVPDVHLYQTQAGQHLLVVNGSRLFDVDAEASEALDRARQAHDGAAVRLLLDTLGVSEAPFIDDAPVHAPPVRALSLAVAQKCNLGCTYCYAQQGDFGGPARNMPLQTALEAVDLLLRDAARDERVNLSFLGGEPLFNRAVIRAATERAVELAREKGVSLTLSLTTNGTLLTDDDGAFLEEHGFAVTVSLDGLQETHDRLRAFKGGQGSFARVMTNVAPLLARQRRMQVSARVTVTPRNLELRQTLDAFVEQGFHSVGFSPMLSSPTGRDELGHPELELMLEQMVDCGQEFERRLIAGRRYPFSNMVNAMRELHKGTHRPYPCGAGAGYLGVSASGELSACHRFVGDEEGAMGDLATGVDRERQSRWLTGRHVHRQEPCRSCWARYLCGGGCHHEVIQRGRPACDYIRGWLHYCLEAYSRLSHARPDYFGLPPVSG, via the coding sequence ATGAGCGGCCCGGTCGCGACGCCCGACGGAATGCCCACCCCGGAGCAGGCACGGGAGCACGCTCCGGAGCAGGCCCGGCGACTCTTCGCGGTGTCCCTGCCCCACGTGCCAGACGTGCACCTCTACCAGACGCAGGCGGGCCAGCACCTGCTGGTGGTGAACGGCAGCCGCCTGTTCGACGTGGATGCCGAGGCCTCCGAAGCACTGGACCGCGCGCGACAGGCCCACGACGGCGCGGCGGTGCGGCTGCTGCTGGACACGCTGGGCGTCTCCGAGGCTCCGTTCATCGATGACGCGCCCGTGCACGCGCCTCCAGTCCGGGCGCTGTCCCTGGCCGTGGCGCAGAAGTGCAACCTGGGCTGCACCTACTGCTACGCGCAGCAGGGGGACTTCGGCGGCCCGGCGCGCAACATGCCGCTGCAGACGGCGCTGGAGGCAGTGGACCTGCTGCTGCGCGACGCCGCCCGCGACGAGCGGGTCAACCTGTCGTTCCTCGGAGGCGAGCCCCTCTTCAACCGGGCCGTCATCCGCGCCGCGACGGAGCGAGCCGTGGAGCTGGCTCGGGAGAAGGGCGTCTCGCTGACGCTGTCGCTCACCACCAACGGCACGCTGCTGACCGACGACGACGGCGCCTTCCTGGAGGAGCACGGCTTCGCGGTGACGGTGAGCCTGGACGGCCTCCAGGAGACCCATGACCGGCTGCGCGCCTTCAAGGGAGGCCAGGGCAGCTTCGCGCGGGTGATGACGAACGTGGCGCCGCTGCTGGCCCGCCAGCGCCGGATGCAGGTCTCCGCGCGCGTCACCGTCACGCCGCGCAACCTGGAGCTGCGCCAGACGCTGGACGCCTTCGTGGAGCAGGGGTTCCACTCCGTCGGCTTCTCTCCGATGCTCAGCTCGCCCACGGGCCGTGACGAGCTGGGACACCCGGAGCTGGAGCTGATGCTCGAGCAGATGGTGGACTGCGGCCAGGAGTTCGAGCGGCGGCTCATCGCCGGGCGGCGCTACCCGTTCTCCAACATGGTCAACGCCATGCGCGAGCTGCACAAGGGCACCCACCGGCCCTACCCATGCGGCGCGGGCGCGGGCTACCTCGGCGTCTCCGCCAGCGGCGAGCTGTCCGCGTGCCACCGCTTCGTCGGTGACGAGGAGGGCGCAATGGGAGACCTCGCCACCGGCGTGGACCGCGAGCGCCAGTCGCGCTGGCTCACGGGCCGCCATGTGCACCGCCAGGAGCCGTGCCGCTCCTGCTGGGCCCGGTACCTGTGCGGCGGCGGCTGCCACCACGAGGTGATTCAGCGAGGACGCCCGGCCTGCGACTACATCCGGGGCTGGCTGCACTACTGCCTGGAGGCGTACAGCCGCCTCTCCCACGCCCGGCCCGACTACTTCGGCCTGCCACCCGTGAGCGGATGA
- a CDS encoding ferritin-like domain-containing protein, with the protein MRSRMSRHLEALLPGVQLKTAAGARGTLHQRMQALLSEEPTLPPEFTWHDYAALLLHIAAEIEHALMAQYLYAAYSLGGPLVPAKHRERVRHWQEVVLGIAKEEMGHLITVQNVLRLIGAPLNLDREDYPWGSQFYSFDFTLEPLTKDSLARYVYAEMPGDWEGPEAEEVKKRAQQGNPSQQPLHRVGVLYDRLQKVLANPTWVKDADFQAATTTFQASWDEWGRGYMRGARGQATGAPRQATPDVIVQPVSNRDEAVAALAAVGIQGEALFFDSDADEKSHFRRFLDIYREYPDGEWTPTRPVPINPKTVMDLNANRVRVSAAKGRGAPAAPVSTVITHPESVIWAHLFNVRYRMLLMYLTHAYQLAGATGQGDTLTPRGLLINRTFGEMYNVRAISNILVELPLDTTGSGAVAAPPFEMPYTLDLPNSEADRWRVHRDLLEASLELVHSLHRDYPGRHTDYLRALEDLDGAALQSTLQMIPKP; encoded by the coding sequence ATGCGTTCACGGATGAGCAGGCACCTGGAGGCGCTGCTGCCAGGCGTGCAACTGAAGACGGCGGCCGGGGCGCGAGGGACGCTGCACCAGCGGATGCAGGCCCTGCTCAGCGAAGAGCCGACGCTGCCACCCGAGTTCACCTGGCACGACTACGCCGCCCTCCTGCTCCACATCGCCGCGGAAATCGAGCACGCGCTGATGGCGCAGTACCTGTACGCCGCCTATTCGCTGGGCGGGCCCCTGGTCCCCGCGAAGCACCGGGAGCGCGTGCGGCACTGGCAGGAAGTCGTCCTCGGCATCGCCAAGGAGGAGATGGGGCACCTCATCACCGTGCAGAACGTGCTGCGGCTCATCGGCGCGCCGCTGAACCTGGACCGCGAGGACTACCCCTGGGGCAGTCAGTTCTACTCCTTCGACTTCACCCTGGAGCCGCTCACCAAGGACTCGCTGGCCCGCTACGTCTACGCGGAGATGCCGGGCGACTGGGAAGGCCCGGAGGCCGAAGAGGTCAAGAAGCGCGCGCAGCAGGGCAACCCCTCGCAGCAGCCGCTGCACCGCGTGGGCGTGCTGTACGACAGGCTGCAGAAGGTGCTCGCCAACCCCACCTGGGTGAAGGACGCGGACTTCCAGGCGGCCACCACGACGTTCCAGGCCTCGTGGGATGAGTGGGGCCGCGGCTACATGCGCGGCGCGCGCGGGCAGGCCACCGGCGCGCCCCGCCAGGCCACGCCGGACGTCATCGTCCAGCCCGTCAGCAACCGGGACGAGGCCGTCGCCGCGCTCGCCGCCGTCGGCATCCAGGGCGAGGCCCTCTTCTTCGACTCGGACGCGGACGAGAAGTCCCACTTCCGCCGCTTCCTCGACATCTACCGCGAGTACCCCGACGGCGAGTGGACGCCCACGCGGCCGGTGCCCATCAACCCGAAGACGGTGATGGACCTGAACGCCAACCGGGTGCGGGTGTCCGCGGCGAAGGGCCGGGGCGCGCCCGCCGCTCCCGTGAGCACCGTCATCACCCATCCGGAGTCCGTCATCTGGGCCCACCTGTTCAACGTGCGCTACCGGATGCTGCTGATGTACCTCACGCACGCGTACCAGCTCGCTGGCGCCACGGGACAGGGAGACACGCTCACTCCGCGCGGACTGCTCATCAACCGCACCTTCGGCGAGATGTACAACGTGCGCGCCATCTCCAACATCCTGGTGGAGCTGCCGCTGGACACGACGGGCTCGGGCGCGGTGGCCGCGCCCCCCTTCGAGATGCCCTACACGCTGGACCTGCCGAACTCGGAGGCGGACCGCTGGCGCGTGCACCGCGACCTCCTGGAGGCGTCGCTGGAGCTCGTCCACTCGCTGCACAGGGACTACCCGGGCCGTCACACCGACTACCTCCGGGCCCTGGAGGACCTGGATGGAGCGGCGCTGCAGAGCACCCTCCAGATGATTCCGAAGCCCTGA
- a CDS encoding alpha/beta hydrolase family protein yields MARIIGLGAVLLGARPVFAQQDVTGGDVRRADVALRGAVAQAVRPPFDSVYEALQRTVRFRQVALSPNGKRVAWVESGSPQAGANPGGSLIQVLDLTESEAKPVRVTVCMGQHSCNESSLAWSPDGRKLAFLSEAGLGGQVQLYVADLSGGPVRKLTSFKGPLSSPRWAPDGDSVAVLVIEGEGAEHAKGPTGPASRETGVVQESHPVRRVAVVSVEDGSHRLVSPEGLFVYEHAWSPDSEQLAITAASPPGDANWWVAKLHAVDAKSGRTRLLYTPRWQLAEPTWSPDGKHLAVIEGLMSDQGSNGGDITVVPVAGGKARNLTPGLKATATSLEWVAPGRLVFGAQVQGESALAAVDPVKGAVTVLWKGPERVSTGGVVGVSLAQDGVTSAVLRDSFTRAPDVWVGPVGEWKPVTRYNAETQVPAGPVRSVTWKSDGRDVQGWLLAPPTAPVGSARAPMVTMIHGGPASGVMPSFNPQALLLTSQGYYVFFPNARGSFGQGADFVQANRRDFGYGDLRDVMAGVDTVLASAPVDPARLGVTGWSYGGYMTMWAVTQTQRFRAAVAGAGISNWQSYYGTNRIDTWMLPYFGASVYDDPDLYSRSSPISFVKLARTPTLLLHGERDVEVPASQSYEFFKALKALGQKTQLVIYADEGHGLRKPDHAKDRAKRTVEWFDTHLPPLHLNGAKVATPLR; encoded by the coding sequence GTGGCGCGAATCATCGGACTGGGCGCGGTGCTGCTGGGCGCGCGGCCCGTCTTCGCACAGCAGGACGTCACCGGGGGCGACGTGCGCCGCGCGGACGTGGCCCTGCGGGGCGCGGTGGCGCAGGCGGTCCGCCCTCCATTCGACTCCGTCTATGAGGCGCTCCAGCGCACCGTGCGCTTCCGGCAGGTGGCCCTGTCCCCGAATGGCAAGCGCGTGGCCTGGGTGGAGTCGGGCTCGCCGCAGGCCGGAGCGAACCCGGGGGGCAGCCTCATCCAGGTGCTGGACCTCACCGAGTCGGAGGCGAAGCCCGTCCGCGTCACCGTGTGCATGGGACAGCACTCGTGCAACGAGTCGTCCCTCGCGTGGAGCCCGGATGGGCGGAAGCTCGCGTTCCTCTCCGAGGCCGGCCTGGGCGGACAGGTGCAGCTCTACGTCGCGGACCTGTCGGGCGGTCCGGTGCGCAAGCTGACGTCGTTCAAGGGGCCCCTCTCCTCGCCCCGGTGGGCACCGGACGGGGACTCGGTGGCGGTGCTCGTCATCGAGGGCGAGGGCGCCGAGCACGCCAAGGGCCCCACGGGCCCCGCGTCCCGCGAGACGGGCGTGGTGCAGGAGTCCCACCCCGTGCGCCGCGTGGCCGTCGTCTCCGTGGAGGACGGCAGCCACCGCCTCGTGTCGCCGGAGGGCCTCTTCGTCTACGAGCACGCGTGGAGCCCGGACAGCGAGCAGCTCGCCATCACCGCCGCGTCGCCGCCCGGGGACGCCAACTGGTGGGTGGCGAAGCTGCACGCGGTGGACGCGAAGTCGGGCCGCACGCGCCTGCTCTACACGCCGAGGTGGCAGCTCGCCGAGCCCACGTGGAGCCCCGACGGGAAGCACCTCGCCGTCATCGAAGGGCTGATGAGCGACCAGGGCTCCAACGGCGGGGACATCACCGTGGTGCCGGTGGCGGGCGGCAAGGCGCGCAACCTCACGCCCGGGCTGAAGGCCACGGCCACCAGCCTGGAGTGGGTGGCGCCGGGGCGGCTGGTGTTCGGCGCGCAGGTGCAGGGCGAGTCGGCGCTGGCGGCGGTGGACCCGGTGAAGGGAGCGGTGACGGTGCTGTGGAAGGGCCCCGAGCGCGTCAGCACGGGCGGCGTCGTGGGCGTGTCGCTGGCACAGGACGGGGTGACGAGCGCGGTGTTGCGCGACTCCTTCACCCGGGCGCCGGACGTGTGGGTGGGGCCGGTGGGGGAGTGGAAGCCGGTGACGCGGTACAACGCGGAGACGCAGGTGCCCGCGGGCCCCGTGCGCAGCGTGACGTGGAAGAGCGATGGGCGGGACGTGCAGGGCTGGCTGCTGGCGCCTCCCACGGCGCCGGTGGGCAGCGCGCGGGCGCCCATGGTGACGATGATTCACGGCGGCCCGGCGTCGGGGGTGATGCCCTCGTTCAACCCGCAGGCGCTGCTGCTGACGAGCCAGGGCTACTACGTCTTCTTCCCCAACGCGCGCGGCAGCTTCGGGCAGGGCGCGGACTTCGTGCAGGCCAACCGGCGGGACTTCGGCTACGGAGACTTGCGCGACGTCATGGCGGGCGTGGACACGGTGCTGGCGAGCGCGCCGGTGGACCCGGCGCGGCTGGGCGTCACCGGGTGGAGCTACGGCGGCTACATGACGATGTGGGCGGTGACGCAGACGCAGCGCTTCCGGGCGGCGGTGGCGGGGGCGGGCATCTCCAACTGGCAGAGCTACTACGGGACGAATCGCATCGACACGTGGATGCTGCCGTACTTCGGCGCGTCCGTTTACGACGACCCGGACCTGTACTCGCGCAGCTCGCCCATCAGCTTCGTGAAGCTGGCGCGCACGCCGACGCTGCTGCTGCACGGGGAGCGGGACGTGGAGGTGCCGGCGTCGCAGAGCTACGAGTTCTTCAAGGCGCTCAAGGCGCTGGGGCAGAAGACGCAGCTGGTCATCTACGCGGACGAGGGCCACGGGCTGCGCAAGCCGGACCACGCGAAGGACAGGGCGAAGCGCACGGTGGAGTGGTTCGACACGCACCTGCCGCCGCTGCACCTGAACGGGGCGAAGGTGGCGACGCCGCTGCGCTAG
- a CDS encoding GNAT family N-acetyltransferase, protein MSSETSPLLTTERLHLALLPPDAAWRVLAYHEANREHFDPVSPTRPANFFSVTYWRTRLAQDREDFRHDLSLRLFILPHTESINSAPILGNISLTNIRRGPVQAADLGYALDQHHEGRGLMTEALRAICDYAFGPLGLHRLQANHLPENLKSAAVLRRLGFVVEGYARDFLLIDGRWRDHVLTALIAPPSRSPR, encoded by the coding sequence ATGTCCTCCGAGACTTCGCCCCTGCTCACCACCGAGCGCCTGCACCTGGCGCTGCTCCCGCCAGACGCGGCGTGGCGGGTGCTCGCCTACCACGAGGCCAATCGCGAGCACTTCGACCCGGTGTCCCCCACCCGTCCCGCCAACTTCTTCTCGGTGACGTACTGGCGCACGCGACTCGCGCAGGACCGCGAGGACTTCCGGCACGACCTCTCCCTGCGCCTGTTCATCCTCCCCCACACCGAGTCCATCAACTCCGCGCCCATCCTCGGCAACATCTCCCTCACGAACATCCGCAGAGGCCCGGTCCAGGCCGCGGACCTGGGCTACGCCCTGGACCAGCACCACGAGGGCCGCGGACTCATGACCGAGGCCCTGCGCGCCATCTGCGACTACGCCTTCGGCCCCCTCGGCCTGCACCGCCTCCAGGCCAACCACCTGCCGGAGAACCTCAAGAGCGCCGCCGTGCTCCGGCGCCTCGGCTTCGTCGTGGAGGGCTACGCCCGCGACTTCCTCCTCATCGACGGGCGCTGGAGGGACCACGTCCTCACCGCCCTCATCGCCCCTCCGTCCCGGAGTCCCCGCTAG
- a CDS encoding response regulator: MISLGNVLVVDDEQPFFETYRDLLHREGYYVVQAASRHTALEKLRASTWDVVILDQRLRGELGGDAGIDLLSEIVPTGAKVIVATAYADERMIERAFKDGAYDYLEKLPTLPMMLRIKVRNASETVRERRRAALTETEREKEIRNLWAAVRTEADRNRKGQLLEDLMVLLFRTVPGFIHVETRRKGPEEELDLFIRNESPEPFWAHDRSQYLIVECKNWSKPAGPNELVVFRDKMLNRGGRCHLGFFVAVGGFTEGFSSRSATFRKDDLLVVPIGPSDLDELVNATDRNAVLKKLHGNAVMAGNGHH, translated from the coding sequence ATGATTTCCCTGGGCAACGTGCTGGTCGTCGACGACGAACAACCGTTCTTCGAGACGTACCGCGACCTCCTGCACCGCGAGGGCTACTACGTCGTTCAGGCTGCGAGCCGCCACACTGCCCTGGAGAAGCTCCGCGCCTCCACCTGGGACGTGGTGATTCTCGACCAGCGCCTTCGCGGGGAACTCGGTGGCGACGCGGGCATCGACCTCCTCTCGGAAATCGTTCCCACCGGCGCCAAGGTCATCGTCGCCACGGCCTACGCCGACGAGCGGATGATTGAGCGCGCCTTCAAGGACGGCGCCTACGACTACCTGGAGAAGCTGCCCACCCTCCCGATGATGTTGCGCATCAAGGTCCGCAACGCCTCGGAGACCGTGCGGGAGCGGCGCCGCGCCGCGCTGACCGAGACGGAGCGAGAGAAGGAGATCCGCAACCTCTGGGCCGCCGTCCGCACCGAAGCCGACCGCAACCGCAAGGGCCAGCTCCTCGAGGACCTCATGGTCCTCCTCTTCAGGACGGTGCCGGGCTTCATCCACGTGGAGACCCGTCGCAAAGGGCCCGAGGAGGAGCTCGACCTCTTCATCCGCAACGAGTCACCCGAGCCGTTCTGGGCCCATGACAGGTCCCAGTACCTCATCGTCGAGTGCAAGAACTGGTCGAAACCCGCCGGGCCCAATGAGCTGGTCGTCTTCCGGGACAAGATGCTGAACCGCGGAGGCCGCTGCCACCTCGGCTTCTTCGTCGCCGTCGGTGGCTTCACGGAGGGTTTCTCCTCGCGCTCCGCCACGTTCCGCAAGGACGACCTGCTCGTCGTCCCCATCGGCCCCTCGGACCTCGATGAACTGGTCAACGCCACGGACCGGAACGCCGTGCTGAAGAAGCTCCATGGCAACGCGGTCATGGCGGGCAATGGCCACCACTGA
- a CDS encoding sensor histidine kinase — protein MSFIEDVKSYLRRVHDSEAIRDSTPPIILEPEWIRAETIRLLERLEREAPEPHSRATFENTHSQWMNGERAVAFAHHLSILLQESFLRGASRAELEEHVRLAIAKRIGLEERAASMTRDLELKRLSASAWRQAVSPVDEWEDWQSIPDYAREIRATRIVNGRVEVTPIGNVLLSLTGRDAVQWLLNVEVAQSTGVEDDWRLSREAAAELLKTPRFDDPPEYGRVFAPGLSWSTLRRLWALGLLQRLHEMAVEEGQPNMFGYELLDMGVRALEALLAPNGTPLSVLAATLSQDEALAALEDRSGRTLAEASLNTSAMATARQARLVAHEIRNALIPAQVALSSLYGTLSGSSAETELTAFRRRIDPGITRVLKFVNDLLKTSELATRPPEAFNLVRAVIDAKTSITTSLGIGVTGSLDLPSVLGYRERFVLAVVNLLRNAEQVGAKNVEITVTPEDDGQNLLLRVDDDGPGVPTEHRERIFQRGVTLRTGGAGEGLAPVKEVIEFELRGKLACVDKPGGGARFQMRLPVAERSLR, from the coding sequence ATGAGCTTCATCGAAGACGTGAAGAGTTATCTGCGGCGAGTCCATGACTCGGAAGCGATACGGGACAGCACGCCACCCATCATCCTGGAGCCCGAATGGATCCGCGCTGAAACCATCCGTCTCCTTGAGCGATTGGAACGCGAAGCTCCAGAGCCGCACTCCCGAGCGACTTTCGAGAACACCCATTCACAGTGGATGAACGGAGAGCGGGCTGTAGCATTCGCCCACCACCTTTCCATTCTTCTCCAGGAAAGTTTCTTGCGAGGTGCTTCACGGGCCGAACTGGAAGAACACGTTCGACTGGCCATCGCCAAGCGCATCGGGCTTGAAGAACGCGCGGCATCAATGACACGGGACCTTGAGTTGAAGCGCCTCTCCGCTTCGGCATGGCGCCAGGCTGTTTCGCCAGTAGACGAATGGGAGGACTGGCAGTCCATTCCTGACTACGCCCGCGAGATTCGCGCGACTCGCATTGTGAATGGCCGCGTCGAAGTGACTCCCATCGGAAATGTTCTGCTCTCCCTCACGGGGCGCGATGCGGTGCAGTGGCTCCTGAACGTCGAGGTCGCGCAGTCTACTGGCGTGGAAGACGACTGGCGGCTGAGTCGTGAAGCCGCAGCGGAGCTGCTAAAGACCCCTCGATTCGACGATCCACCAGAATACGGACGTGTATTCGCCCCGGGGTTGTCCTGGTCCACCCTGCGCCGGTTATGGGCACTCGGGTTGTTGCAGCGCCTACATGAGATGGCCGTAGAAGAGGGTCAGCCCAACATGTTCGGCTACGAGCTCCTCGACATGGGAGTCCGTGCACTGGAAGCCCTGCTCGCCCCCAACGGCACGCCCTTATCTGTTCTCGCCGCCACACTCAGCCAGGATGAAGCCCTCGCTGCGCTGGAGGACAGATCCGGCCGGACGCTCGCGGAGGCCAGCCTCAATACCTCCGCCATGGCCACCGCCCGTCAGGCCCGCTTGGTCGCGCATGAAATCCGCAACGCCCTCATCCCCGCGCAGGTCGCGCTGAGTTCTCTCTACGGAACACTGTCCGGCAGCAGCGCGGAAACAGAGCTCACGGCCTTCCGGCGCCGCATCGACCCCGGCATCACGCGCGTCCTCAAGTTCGTCAACGACCTGCTCAAGACCTCCGAGCTGGCCACCCGGCCTCCCGAGGCCTTCAACCTCGTGCGCGCCGTCATCGACGCCAAGACCAGCATCACCACCTCCCTGGGCATCGGCGTGACTGGCTCCCTGGACCTCCCCTCCGTGCTCGGCTACCGCGAGCGCTTCGTCCTCGCCGTGGTCAACCTCCTGCGCAACGCCGAGCAGGTCGGCGCGAAGAACGTCGAAATCACGGTGACTCCCGAGGACGACGGCCAGAACCTCCTCCTGCGCGTGGACGATGACGGCCCGGGTGTCCCCACCGAGCACCGCGAGCGCATCTTCCAGCGAGGTGTCACCCTCCGCACAGGTGGCGCGGGTGAAGGACTCGCCCCCGTAAAGGAGGTCATCGAGTTCGAGCTTCGTGGGAAGCTCGCCTGCGTGGACAAGCCCGGAGGCGGCGCCCGCTTCCAGATGCGACTCCCGGTGGCAGAGAGGAGCCTGCGATGA